AGTCGACCGTGATATTACCTGGGTGCTGGACGACTGGCGGATGAGTGATAGCGGAGAAATTAGCGGAGGCTTCGGTAGCCGGCACGATGCGATGATGGGGGGCCGAATCGGCAACACGATCACCATCAACGCAAAACCACCAAAGCCCCTGGAGGTGCGTCCGAACGAACGGATCAGGCTCAGGTTGGTGAACGCCGCCAATGCGCGGATCTTCGGACTCGATTTCTCAGACATCGAGCCCGTTATTATAGCGCTCGATGGACAGCCCGTCAAACCACACACGCCGTCCGGACCGCTGTTGCTGGGGCCAGCGATGCGCGTTGATCTAATCCTCGACCTTACCGAAGCATCTGCTACCCGGCATGAAATCCGCGATGTTTTCTACTCGGGTCTGGAATACAGCCTCAACGAGCTTGTTTATACGGGCACCTCGATACGCAGCGCGCCCTTGCAACACGCAGTCTCGCTGTCACCGAACCCACTCGCTGAACCCAATCTCGCCAATTCAGATCGTCACGAGATCCGATTTGGTGGCGGGATGATGGGTATGATGAGTGGGCGGAAAAGCGGTTCGAGAATGATGTCGGGAGGCATGATGGGCTGGACGGTCAATGGTGTTTCGGCAACTGGCCATGTCCATGACCCCATTATAACGACCCCGCAGGGCCGGACCCTCGTTCTTGACATGATAAACGACACCGCATGGTGGCACCCGATTCACCTGCATGGCCACAGCTTCCGGGTATTGTCCCGCAATGGCAATCCCACGCAATATCGCGAGTGGCAGGATACCGTGCTGATGTCTCCGCAGGAACGCGTCGAGATCGCATTTGTCGCCGACAATCCGGGCGATTGGATGTTCCATTGCCACATCCTCGAGCATCAGGCTGCTGGGATGATGGCCACAATTCGGGTAAATTAATATGAAAGGAAATTTGATGAACTTACTTCTCAAGATTACTGCAGTTCTGGCTGCGTTTATGGCAATTCCCACACTCGCATCGGCCCAAGAGGCAAAGCCGCTCGCCACGATTTTCAAAAACCCGCAATGCAGCTGCTGCGAGAGTTACGGAGCCTATCTCGAGGCCAACGGATATCCGGTTAAAATGGTGGCGACCCATGACCTCGCCCTCATCAAGGAACGCCAAGGCGTACCGGCCGGGCTCGAAGGCTGCCACACGATGCTCATCGGGGGATATTTTGTGGACGGGCATGTCCCTGTCGCAAGCGTCGACCGTCTTTTGAAAGAACGCCCCGATATTTTGGGGATCACGCTGCCAGGAATGCCTACCGGTTCGCCGGGAATGGGCGGTCCGAAATCCGGTACTTGGACAATTACGGCTGTCGCTCCGGACGGCGCCAAAAGCGTCTACAAGCGCTATTGACTGCCGCAAACGATCCTAGCAGATACGCTCGTATCCAAATTTGTGACCGACATTCTTAGAACGGGTAGAAGTGGCATCACTGGCCAGGCCCTTGAGAATGGGACAGTCGGGACGATCATCGTTTGTACACCCTTCGAGGAGATGCTCAAGAGCATCGATCATCGAGTGAATTTCCGCCGCCTTGTTCCGCAGAGCGACTAGATGGCTGTCGGCAACGTGTCGAACATCCTTGCTGGCCCGCTTCTCATCCTGCCAAAGACCGAGCAACTCTTTGATTTCGTCAATCGAAAAGCCCAGATTGCGGGCTCGGCGGATAAAGCGCAGCTTATGGATATCGGCAGGATCGTAGAGCCGATAACCGGCGCCGGTTCGTTCCGCGGGCATGATAAGCCTGATCTTCTCATAGTGGCGGATCATCTTGGCCGAAACGCCGGTCGTTCCAGCAGCCTCGCCGATCGTGTGGTAATGTCTCATGACCGCACTCATAAGCTTCCCATGATGGGAATGCAAATCCGTTGAGGGGATAGTCACAATAAAGTTCACAAAGCTCTTGACCTTCCCATCATGGGAACCCTTATATTTCGGTCATTGATTGATTCGGAGAATAGAGAAGCGATGGATACTAACTCGTCCCGAGCATTGGTGCACGCACCCTTCGGCTGGTCAAGCGGCCAGGACAGAAACGAGTGGAACTTGCGCCACAGCCTTCGGCAAGCGCCGCAAGTGGCTGCTCGCCCTTGTTGCGGTCTTGACAGCAGCCGGTCTCATACTGGGCTCGATGTGGCTGGGATTCGCCGCGATACTTCCCTTTCTCTATGTACTGCCTTGCCTGCTCATGCTCGCGATCTGCATGCGCAAGGGCAATTCTTCACAGGGATCATGAACAAACAGCCCGTGTGTGCTCTCTAACGGCGTGCAATATAACGTGAGACCAACCCCTACCAATCAAACGAAAGGATATTTGTAATGAACAATCTAAAATTAGCTGCCCTCGGCACCCTGGCAACGGCCGGTCTTGCCACAGCAGCGATTGCACAGCCCAAGGTTGAACACCGTCCCAGCGCGAAAGAGAATTCGCAAAACCGGGAGCGTGGTGCCATGCAGGGTGACATGCCCGGCATGAAAGGAGATATGTCCGGCATGATGGCCATGATGAATGATCCTGAAATGCGCGCGCAAATGATGGATATGATGCGCAACTGCAAAGAGATGATGAAGAAAAAGCAGGATCAGATGTCTAGCCCGGAAGCAGGCTAAGGCTTCGCATTATAACGACAAGCTCCCAAATTGGCCCGTCCCTCTACCTGCCCCGCAGTAACACTGCGGGGCAGGACCTCTATATCTATTGCGACTGGTGGCTTGCACCGCCCTCATTGACCATAGGAGTCCACTGAGAATGTTGAATTTTAAAAGGATAATGCCAAGGGGCTTGTCAGAGCCCGGTCAGGCGCATAAGACGGCGTAATGCATATTCTGCGCTCCTTTGGACTCATCCTGATCGCCTGCGGGCTCCTCGTGCAGTCGGCAGCCTATGCCTCTGCGCGCCCCCAGGTCGCTGCGATGATCGACGGTCCATGTGATGAGATGCGCATGAAAAACTCATCGACCACTTCTTCAGATGACCAACAAGGGCCGTGCAAGAACCTGCGCATGGATTGTTTGGTGGCGCTCGGCTGTATCCCCCCACTGGCCATGGCCGCTGATGCGTCTGCCGAATATTTAGATACAGCCATGCCGTCGCAGTTTGGCGAGTTCACCGAGTTCTCGCTGGCTGTCAATCGACTAGGACCTGAACCTCCGCCTCCGCAAACGCAGCTCTGAATATAGGCAGGGGGAAAACCCTGCAAGCCTGAAGCTAAGCGAATCGCTCTGCGCATCTCGCGCCGTTCGTTCGTTCTGCCCATGCCCCGTCCTTTAGCGGAAAATACAAATTATGAAATGTGCATTTTGGACTGCGCTTCCGGTCTTGCTGGCTCTCGCACCAGCAAGCTACGCCCAATCGGTTGGATACGAAGAAGCCTTAAGATCGGCCGTCAGCGATCAACCACAAGTACGGGCGCGCGAATTGCAGCTTGACGCCCGCCGCCAGGTTGCCGATGCCGCAGACGAACTTCCCGACCCCAGACTACGTGCAGGAGTCCAGAACCTGCCGGTCAGCGGGCCTGCAGCGTTCCAGCTGGATCGTCAGCTCCCCACTCAGATCCAGGTCGGGGTCGAGCAGGAAATTCCCAACCTTGCTAAGCGGCACGCCCGGACGGGAATCGCTGCCGCAGACATCGACCTTGCCGCAGCGAAATTGAGCCAAATACAGTATATGGCGCGTCTCGGCGCAGGAAAAGCCTGGATTTCGCTCGCTTATTCCCAACAAGCCCTGAAGGTTGCTGATGAAGCGCTTGGACAGATTGAAACGCTCGTTCCCTTAGCCCGAAGCGCTGTCGCTTCCGGTTCGGCCCGTCCGGGCGAAAGCTTGGAGATCCGTCGAGCAGTGCTGGATGTCGAGGATGTGCGGACGCGCCTCGAAGCCGACCGTGAAGCGGCACAAGCGATGCTGGCGCGCTATATCACTGTTGAAAACGCGACCGCCTCGGGGTCCGTTCCTCCAACCGATGTCGATGTAGAGCGTCTCCGGGCGACCCTGAAACATAATCCGGAAATCATCCTCGCGATCGCACAGGTCCGTCAAGCCGAGGCGAGGACTGATCTCGCCCGATCGGAAAAGCGCCCTGATTTCGGAGTCAACGTGAGCTATGGGCGGCGCGATCCTGCCTTCGGCGATGTCGTATCGGTCATGGGCTCGATAACGCTTCCCATTTTCTCCGGTAAAAGACAAAATCCGAGGATTGCCGCCGCAGAAGCCGATGCCTTTGCAGCGCAATCTATCCAAGCGGATCGCCTGCGCGAGCTGGAGGCCCAATTTGAGGGCGACCTTGCCGCCTGGCGCAGCGCACACCGCCAGTGGCAACGTGCCACTGAAGAATTGCTACCTCTGGCACGTAGCCGGGCCGAGCTCGAAAGGGCCAGCTTTGCAGCGGGCCGCGCCGAGCTTCTGGATGTCATCGAGGCGATCAAGGCCTTGGCCCTTCTCCAGATCGAAATACTCAAGCGCGAGGAAGCGACCGTGGAAGCGGCTGCCAATTTACGACTTACTTACAGGGAGCACGACCTATGAGAGCCGCAATGGGAGCCGCATGGGATAAACTGTCGCCGCGCCAGAAATCCTGGACGATGGCGGCAACGGTAGCACTAATCAGCGCAATCGCTGGCTACGGGCTTTCACAACTCGGGCAAGGTGGGAACGAAACCAATAGCAATGGCGGTGCCTCCAGTGCCGAGTGCGAAAATGTCCTCTACTGGTACGATCCGATGGTGCCGGGCCAGCGCTTCGATGAGCCTGGCAAATCGCCGTTCATGGACATGCAACTGATTGCGAAATGTGCGGGCGAGGAAGCCGGAGCGAGCAGCGGGGTCAGTATCGATCCGACGCTCGTCCAGAATTTCGGAATCAAAACCGCTGAAGCCGAATATGGCGTCCTCGAACCGGAAGTGACCGTCACCGGCGTTCTCGCCTACAACGGGCGGGACGTCGCGATCGTCCAGCCCAGGGCGGGCGGCTTTGTCCAACGAACCTATGGCCGCGCGCCCGACGATGTTGTCGGTCGCGGCGCACCGCTGGTCGACATTCTGGTACCGGAATGGGGCGGCGCGCAGCAGGAATATCTGGCGGTGCTGAACAGCGGCGACGAAGCGCTCGCTCGCGCCATGCGTGAACGCATGCGCCTGCTCGGCATGTCGCCCGGCCTGATCTCCTCAGTCGGGCGAAGTCGGCGGGCGCAATCGACGATCACCGTCACCGCGCCGATCGGCGGTGCCATCACATCGCTCGGCGTTCGTCCCGGCATGACCGTGATGGCCGGGCAGATGTTGGCGGAAATTACCGGTTTCTCGCCGATCTGGCTCGAGGCGGCGGTCCCGGAAACACAGATTGCCAATGTCCGTGTCGGTCAGCCCGTCAACGCAATGCTTACGGCATACCCTGAGGAACGGTTTGTCGGTCGCATCATTGCGGTGCTGCCGAGCGCGCAGGATGCGAGCCGCACGGTGACCGTGCGGGCGCAGCTGCCCAATCCTGGAGGTAAGCTCAAGCCGGGTATGTTCGCGCGGGTTTCGCTCACTCCCGACACGCGGCGCGCGCTGCTGGTCCCCTCCGAAGCCGTCATTCGCACGGGGCGCAGAACGATCGTGATGCTCAGGCAGGACAAGGGAGGCTTCACGCCCGCCGAGGTCCGCATCGGGCGCGAGGCAGCCGGCCGAACCGAGGTCCTTGCGGGCCTTGCGCCGGGCGACAAGGTCGTGACCTCTGGCCAGTTTCTGATCGATTCCGAAGCCAGTCTTTCCGGTCTCGACGTCCGGTCTATTGAGGAGGCTCCGGGCAAAGATGCTGGCGCGCAGCAAGGAGCTGATGACAAAAAGCCCGCCACTTTCAGCGCCACCGGCACAATCGAAAAGATCGCCGCGAGATCTGTCACGCTGAAGCACGGACCCGTTCCGCAGCTCGACTGGCCCGCGATGACAATGGCCTTCTCCACCAGCAGCGCTGCGCAGCTACGCGGGTTCAAGCGCGGAGACCGGGTAAAATTCACCTTCATACAAAACGATTCTGGGGCCCAAATCGTGTCGATCCGGAAGAGCGGCCAATGATCGCGCGCATTATCGATGGTTCTATCGCCAATCGCTTTTTCGTCGTGCTGGCCGCGCTCGTCCTCTCTCTGGCAGGCTACTGGGCCGTGCGGACCACGCCGGTCGATGCAATACCCGACCTTTCGGATGTACAGGTGGTCATCCGATCCAACTATCCAGGGCAAGCGCCGCGCCTGGTTGAGGATCAGGTCACTTATCCGCTGGCGACGACCATGTTGTCGGTCCCCGGTGCCAAGACTGTCCGCGGTTATTCATTTTTTGGGGATAGCTATGTCTATGTGATCTTCGAAGACGGGACCGATCTTTACTGGGCGCGCTCGCGCGTTCTTGAATATCTCAATCAGGTGCAGGGGCAACTACCCGAAGGGGTTTCAAGCGCGCTCGGCCCGGATGCGACCGGAGTCGGCTGGATCTACGAATACGCATTGGTTGATCGCACCGGCGGAAACGATCTTGCCGGCCTGCGAAGCCTTCAGGACTGGTTTTTACGTTATGAGTTAAAAACGGTCCCGGGGATTGCAGAGGTCGCCAGCATCGGCGGCATGGTCAAGCAATATCAGGTCGTGCTCGACCCCTACCGTATGGCTTCACTTGGCGTCACCCACGCCGAAATAGTCAAGGCGGTCCGCGCATCCAATAGGGAATCTGGAGGATCGATCGTCGAGATGGGCGAGGCCGAATATATGGTTCGCTCCTCAGGCTATCTCAGCAAATTGGCCGACTTTCGCAGCATTCCCCTGAGCGTCGCCGGTGCGGGCGTTCCCGTGACTCTCGGAGACGTTGCCACCATTCAAATTGGTCCCGAACTTAGGCGCGGCATCGCCGAACTCAATGGCGAAGGCGAGGTCGCGGGCGGTGTGGTGATCCTTCGCCAAGGCGCCGATGCGCGCAGCGCGATCACAGCGGTCGAAGCCAAGCTCAAGCAGCTTCAGGCGAGCCTGCCAAAAGGGGTTGAGGTCGTCACGACTTACAACCGTGCCCAGCTGATTGACGCTTCGGTGGAAAACCTGACAACTAAGCTAATCGAGGAATTCATCGTTGTCGGCCTGGTTTGCGCGCTGTTCCTCTGGCATGTACGTTCTGCTCTGGTAGCTATCGTCACGCTGCCACTGGGCGTCCTCGCCGCCTTCATCATTATGCGCTTCCAAGGCGTGAACGCCAATATCATGTCGCTCGGCGGAATTGCCATTGCTGTGGGAGCGATGGTGGATGCCGCGATTGTGATGGTCGAGAATGCGCACAAACATCTGGAACGATGGGCGCACGACCATCCCGACCGCAAACTGGTCGGTCAGGAGCGGTGGAAGGTAATAGCGGACGCCGCGAAGGAAGTGGGCCCGGCACTGTTTTTCAGTCTTCTGATCATTACCTTTTCCTTCATCCCCGTGTTCACCTTGCAGGCGCAGGAAGGACGGCTGTTCGCGCCGCTTGCTTTCACCAAGACATACGCAATGGCAGGGGCGGCGATTTTATCGGTTACACTTGTGCCGGTACTGATGGGCTGGCTGATCCGCGGAAAAATACCGTCCGAAGACAAAAACCCAATCAATCGCGGGCTGACGTGGGCCTACCGACCGGGGCTCGACTGGGTCATGCGGTGGCCGAAAGCCACATTGGCCATCGCAGGTGCGATCTTTCTCACGACCCTCATACCCTTGTCTCAACTGGGCGGGGAATTCTTGCCCCCATTGGACGAGGGCGATCTGCTCTATATGCCGAGTGCCCTGCCCGGCCTTTCGCCGGGCCAGGCATCTGCGCTACTTCAGCGTACCGACCGCCTAATCAAATCGGTTCCCGAAGTGGAGACCGTGTTCGGCAAGGCCGGGCGAGCGGATACCGCGACCGATCCCGCGCCGCTGACGATGTTCGAGACAACCATCCGGTTCA
The nucleotide sequence above comes from Sphingorhabdus sp. YGSMI21. Encoded proteins:
- a CDS encoding multicopper oxidase family protein, producing MAIGAGTAVILGAGTRGSVGAKAGQNELVLEAGKTLASLMGERLPQVPVWGYNGLVPGPEIRVRQGQPFKALLKNNLDEGTTIHWHGLRVPNAMDGVPHLTQDPVEPGQAFLYEFTPADAGTFWYHPHQRSFEQVGRGLYGPLIIEEVGPPQVDRDITWVLDDWRMSDSGEISGGFGSRHDAMMGGRIGNTITINAKPPKPLEVRPNERIRLRLVNAANARIFGLDFSDIEPVIIALDGQPVKPHTPSGPLLLGPAMRVDLILDLTEASATRHEIRDVFYSGLEYSLNELVYTGTSIRSAPLQHAVSLSPNPLAEPNLANSDRHEIRFGGGMMGMMSGRKSGSRMMSGGMMGWTVNGVSATGHVHDPIITTPQGRTLVLDMINDTAWWHPIHLHGHSFRVLSRNGNPTQYREWQDTVLMSPQERVEIAFVADNPGDWMFHCHILEHQAAGMMATIRVN
- a CDS encoding DUF411 domain-containing protein, coding for MNLLLKITAVLAAFMAIPTLASAQEAKPLATIFKNPQCSCCESYGAYLEANGYPVKMVATHDLALIKERQGVPAGLEGCHTMLIGGYFVDGHVPVASVDRLLKERPDILGITLPGMPTGSPGMGGPKSGTWTITAVAPDGAKSVYKRY
- a CDS encoding Cu(I)-responsive transcriptional regulator; amino-acid sequence: MSAVMRHYHTIGEAAGTTGVSAKMIRHYEKIRLIMPAERTGAGYRLYDPADIHKLRFIRRARNLGFSIDEIKELLGLWQDEKRASKDVRHVADSHLVALRNKAAEIHSMIDALEHLLEGCTNDDRPDCPILKGLASDATSTRSKNVGHKFGYERIC
- a CDS encoding TolC family protein, whose protein sequence is MQLDARRQVADAADELPDPRLRAGVQNLPVSGPAAFQLDRQLPTQIQVGVEQEIPNLAKRHARTGIAAADIDLAAAKLSQIQYMARLGAGKAWISLAYSQQALKVADEALGQIETLVPLARSAVASGSARPGESLEIRRAVLDVEDVRTRLEADREAAQAMLARYITVENATASGSVPPTDVDVERLRATLKHNPEIILAIAQVRQAEARTDLARSEKRPDFGVNVSYGRRDPAFGDVVSVMGSITLPIFSGKRQNPRIAAAEADAFAAQSIQADRLRELEAQFEGDLAAWRSAHRQWQRATEELLPLARSRAELERASFAAGRAELLDVIEAIKALALLQIEILKREEATVEAAANLRLTYREHDL
- a CDS encoding efflux RND transporter periplasmic adaptor subunit; amino-acid sequence: MGAAWDKLSPRQKSWTMAATVALISAIAGYGLSQLGQGGNETNSNGGASSAECENVLYWYDPMVPGQRFDEPGKSPFMDMQLIAKCAGEEAGASSGVSIDPTLVQNFGIKTAEAEYGVLEPEVTVTGVLAYNGRDVAIVQPRAGGFVQRTYGRAPDDVVGRGAPLVDILVPEWGGAQQEYLAVLNSGDEALARAMRERMRLLGMSPGLISSVGRSRRAQSTITVTAPIGGAITSLGVRPGMTVMAGQMLAEITGFSPIWLEAAVPETQIANVRVGQPVNAMLTAYPEERFVGRIIAVLPSAQDASRTVTVRAQLPNPGGKLKPGMFARVSLTPDTRRALLVPSEAVIRTGRRTIVMLRQDKGGFTPAEVRIGREAAGRTEVLAGLAPGDKVVTSGQFLIDSEASLSGLDVRSIEEAPGKDAGAQQGADDKKPATFSATGTIEKIAARSVTLKHGPVPQLDWPAMTMAFSTSSAAQLRGFKRGDRVKFTFIQNDSGAQIVSIRKSGQ
- a CDS encoding efflux RND transporter permease subunit; the protein is MIARIIDGSIANRFFVVLAALVLSLAGYWAVRTTPVDAIPDLSDVQVVIRSNYPGQAPRLVEDQVTYPLATTMLSVPGAKTVRGYSFFGDSYVYVIFEDGTDLYWARSRVLEYLNQVQGQLPEGVSSALGPDATGVGWIYEYALVDRTGGNDLAGLRSLQDWFLRYELKTVPGIAEVASIGGMVKQYQVVLDPYRMASLGVTHAEIVKAVRASNRESGGSIVEMGEAEYMVRSSGYLSKLADFRSIPLSVAGAGVPVTLGDVATIQIGPELRRGIAELNGEGEVAGGVVILRQGADARSAITAVEAKLKQLQASLPKGVEVVTTYNRAQLIDASVENLTTKLIEEFIVVGLVCALFLWHVRSALVAIVTLPLGVLAAFIIMRFQGVNANIMSLGGIAIAVGAMVDAAIVMVENAHKHLERWAHDHPDRKLVGQERWKVIADAAKEVGPALFFSLLIITFSFIPVFTLQAQEGRLFAPLAFTKTYAMAGAAILSVTLVPVLMGWLIRGKIPSEDKNPINRGLTWAYRPGLDWVMRWPKATLAIAGAIFLTTLIPLSQLGGEFLPPLDEGDLLYMPSALPGLSPGQASALLQRTDRLIKSVPEVETVFGKAGRADTATDPAPLTMFETTIRFKPREEWREGMTPDKLVEELDRTVRVPGLANIWVPPIRNRIDMLATGIKSPIGVKVFGESLADIDKVAQGIERVAKTVPGVSSALAERLTGGRYIDVDIDRLAAARYGLTIDDVQIIVSGAIGGANVARTVEGLARYPVNVRYPREIRDSVGELRALPVLTPSGQQITLGTVAQIKVSSGPPMLKSEQGRPTSYVYVDVRDRDLTSVVSDLQDAIAADVNLPPGVSLSYAGQFEYLSRAAERMKIVIPATLATIFLLLYLIFRRFDEALLIMGTLPFALTGGFWLLYWLGYNQSVATAVGFIALAGVSAEFGVIMLIYLKAALEQRTDPDAEQVDQAIREGALLRVRPKAMTVAVILAGLFPILIGTGAGSEVMSRIAAPMIGGMITAPLLSMFVLPAAYFLLRRPRPEKPAKPEGDEKCVLQTT